A genomic region of Phragmites australis chromosome 2, lpPhrAust1.1, whole genome shotgun sequence contains the following coding sequences:
- the LOC133909423 gene encoding endoribonuclease Dicer homolog 3a isoform X4 translates to MGEAEAASLGGGGEEAISAANSAAEAAVVPDVNMNPLKRPSESFGQEDEADRHNRQKRWCQDFTPRRYQIDVYEIAKCRNTIAMLDTGAGKTMIAVMLIKHFGKISRANNDRKLIIFLAPTVQLVTQQCEVIKSYTDFEVECYHGSKGVDQWKAQSWQEQLSKYQVMVMTPQVLLHAFRQSFLILDMVRLMIFDECHHATGNHPYTRIMKEFYHRSEHKPNVFGMTASPVIRKGVSSDLDCENQLSELENLLDAKIYTAVDREEIELCVPAAKEVNRYYEPRTVCFKDLSEELGILCSKYDELIAHLQTRPNNQYKDADEITKESRKRLSNSLAKICYCLEDAGLLCASEATKICIERCQRKGSLKGGCDTTDQQSDANESGLFAENSMLHMKFLEEVLHIIDKLLQQGIDALLNSESGCVEATKVGYISPKLYELIQIFLSFSDFGRVRCLIFVDRKITARVIERIMKKIGHLSYFRVSFLTGGSSSVDALTPKMQKDTLDSFRSGKVNLLFTTDVAEEGIHIPDCSCVIRFDLPKTTRSYVQSRGRARQKDSQYILMIERENVKQNDLISAIMRSKTLMVDIASNREPEDPHPSFFPTEEINEYHIATTGAKLTADSSISVLYQYCEKLPKDKYYTPRPTFQFTHYGDGYECTVTLPSSAVFQLSVGPKARNMQKAKQLVCLDACKRLHQLGALDDHLLPSVEEPPLEILSKASNCTSGAGVGTTKRKELHGTTKILAISGTWASNRSVTKLQGYKLNFVCDQAGQKYSDFVLLIDASIAKEAATLGIDLYLHDKMVKASVSPCGPFELDVRQTERAKLFQGLLFNGLFGKLFIGSKATNTPREFILKKDDTFLWNNANMYLLLPVDPTLDSHKSVCINWSVIDVAATTVGLMRNIYSEDKRNLIQILNPDNSGGDLIHLANKSCRVGDLTNMVVLALHTGKIYTALDVADLSANSTFDGASEKESKFRTFAEYFEKKYNIVLRHPSQPLLVLKPSHNPHNLLSSKCIDEGNGVGKKNNGASYVNRVNNRVHMPPELLIPLDLPVDILRAFYLFPSLMYRIESLMLASQLRNEIAYMDSDISSFLILEALTTLRCCEDFSMERLELLGDSVLKYTVSCHLFLTFPNKHEGQLSSRRQETICNATLYRLGIERKIQGYIRDAAFDPRRWLAPGQLSIRPCICECPVNSEVVTEDNVINGNPIVIGKACDKGHRWICSKTISDCVEAIIGAYYVGGGLRAAVAVLKWLQIEVEIEEDLIMKAMLSASVRTYLPKVDVVELLEAKLGYAFSVKGLLIEALTHPSQQESGATYCYQRLEFLGDAVLDILLTRHLFLSHRDTDEGELTDLRSASVNNENFAQVAVKHKFHHFLQHSSGVLLDQIAEYVNTLEGSSKDKTSLLFDGLLRGPKVLGDIVESIAGAILIDTKLDLDIVWGVFKPLLSPIVTPESLELPPFRELLEWCAKNGYFLGIKCENRGDNIMAILNLQLNDVLLVRQGRGKNKIDAKAHAASLLLKDLEERRLLIPKNPSRTEQIEKKSGSPKHRNDFLDAMDTQIITPPRQKKLSVSRIAPSSVLDKPLVVKVKMSKGGPRISLYESCKKLQWPMPTFEYLKVEPSSVCPSSGGSSQKVAPQRFAFASVITLHIPNGDVISLTGDDRADKKSSQDSAALLMLYELQRRGRFQVQEV, encoded by the exons ATGGGCGAAGCGGAAGCGGCATCGctgggcggcggcggagaggaggcgATAAGCGCCGCCAATTCCGCGGCGGAGGCAGCCGTCGTCCCTGACG TTAACATGAATCCTTTGAAGAGGCCATCGGAATCATTTGGTCAAGAAGATGAAGCAGACAGGCATAACCGGCAGAAGAGATGGTGCCAGGATTTCACACCCAGAAG GTATCAGATTGATGTTTATGAGATTGCGAAGTGTCGAAACACAATTGCGATGCTTGACACAGGAGCTGGGAAGACAATGATTGCTGTGATGCTCATCAAGCATTTTGGGAAGATCAGTAGAGCAAATAATGACCGAAAGCTCATCATATTCCTTGCACCAACGGTTCAACTCGTCACACAG CAATGCGAAGTGATTAAGAGCTACACAGATTTTGAGGTGGAGTGCTATCACGGTTCAAAGGGGGTTGATCAATGGAAGGCTCAAAGCTGGCAAGAACAACTCTCAAAGTATCAG GTCATGGTCATGACACCACAGGTGTTGCTACATGCTTTTCGCCAATCCTTCTTGATCTTGGACATGGTCAGGCTCATGATATTTGATGAATGCCATCATGCAACTGGTAACCACCCTTATACAAGGATAATGAAG GAGTTCTATCACAGATCTGAGCATAAGCCAAATGTGTTCGGTATGACAGCATCGCCTGTTATAAGAAAAG GAGTCTCCTCTGATTTGGATTGCGAAAATCAGCTCTCTGAACTGGAAAACCTTTTAGATGCCAAG ATATACACTGCGGTGGATAGAGAAGAGATAGAACTTTGTGTACCTGCTGCAAAAGAAGTGAACAGATACTATGAGCCGAGAACTGTTTGTTTCAAAGATTTGAGTGAAGAATTGGGAATTTTGTGTTCCAAG TATGATGAGCTGATAGCACATTTGCAGACTAGACCAAACAACCAGTATAAAGATGCTgatgaaataacaaaagaatCGCGGAAGCGTCTCTCTAATTCTTTAGCAAAGATCTGCTATTGCCTTGAAGATGCTGGTCTACTTTGTGCTAGTGAG GCCACTAAAATCTGCATTGAAAGGTGTCAGAGAAAAGGTTCACTTAAGGGAGGCTGTGATACCACCGATCAGCAAAGTGACGCAAATGAATCAGGCCTGTTTGCAGAAAATTCAATGCTTCATATGAAATTTTTGGAGGAAGTGTTGCATATAATTGACAAACTCCTCCAACAAG GTATTGATGCACTTCTAAACTCAGAGAGTGGATGTGTGGAAGCCACAAAGGTGGGCTATATCTCACCAAAGCTCTATGAACTCATCCAAATATTTCTCTCTTTCAG TGACTTTGGTCGTGTCCGATGCCTTATATTTGTGGATCGGAAGATTACTGCTAGAGTCATTGAGCGGATTATGAAGAAAATTGGTCACCTCTCATATTTCAGAGTCTCTTTTCTAACTGGAGGGAGTTCTTCAGTGGATGCGCTGACCCCTAAAATGCAGAAGGACACACTGGATTCATTCCGCTCTGGAAAG GtcaatttattatttactaCAGATGTTGCAGAAGAGGGTATCCACATCCCAGACTGCTCTTGTGTAATACGATTTGATTTGCCAAAGACTACCCGGAGTTATGTGCAGTCACGTGGACGAGCCCGCCAGAAGGACTCTCAGTACATACTCATGATTGAACG GGAAAATGTGAAACAAAATGATTTAATATCTGCCATTATGAGAAGTAAGACTTTGATGGTTGACATTGCTTCAAACAGAGAGCCTGAGGATCCACATCCCAGTTTCTTTCCCACTGAAGAAATAAATGAATACCATATCGCCACAACAGGAGCAAAACTAACTGCTGATTCCAGCATCAGTGTTCTCTACCAGTACTGTGAGAAACTTCCGAAGGACAA GTACTACACCCCAAGACCTACGTTTCAGTTCACCCATTATGGTGATGGTTATGAGTGTACAGTAACATTACCATCTAGTGCCGTGTTTCAACTTTCGGTGGGTCCTAAAGCAAGAAACATGCAGAAAGCTAAGCAGCTTGTTTGCCTTGATGCATGTAAGAGGCTGCATCAGCTGGGAGCACTTGATGATCACCTTTTGCCATCCGTTGAAGAGCCACCACTGGAAATTTTGAGCAAGGCTAGTAACTGCACATCTGGTGCAGGTGTAG GTACAACCAAACGAAAAGAACTGCATGGTACAACCAAGATTCTTGCTATCTCTGGCACTTGGGCATCAAATAGAAGTGTTACTAAGCTTCAAGGCTACAAGTTAAATTTTGTTTGTGATCAAGCTggtcagaaatactccgactTTGTCCTGTTAATTGATGCAAGTATAGCAAAAGAAGCTGCTACTTTGGGTATTGACCTATATTTGCATGACAAGATGGTAAAAGCTTCAGTTTCTCCTTGCGGACCTTTTGAGTTGGATGTTCGTCAG ACGGAACGAGCAAAGCTATTTCAAGGGCTTCTCTTTAATGGTTTGTTTGGAAAACTATTCATCGGATCAAAAGCAACCAACACCCCAAGGGAGTTCATTCTCAAGAAAGATGATACATTCCTATGGAACAATGCAAACATGTATTTGCTTTTACCTGTGGATCCTACTTTGGATTCTCACAAAAGTGTTTGCATTAACTGGAGTGTGATTGATGTAGCGGCTACAACTGTTGGACTTATGAGAAACATTTATTCCGAAGACAAACGGAACCTAATTCAAATACTTAATCCTGACAACAGTGGAGGAGATCTTATTCATCTGGCTAACAAGTCATGTAGGGTTGGTGACCTTACAAATATGGTAGTCCTAGCACTTCATACAGGGAAGATATATACCGCTCTTGATGTTGCTGATTTATCTGCTAATAGCACATTTGACGGTGCATCTGAGAAAGAATCAAAATTCCGGACATTTGCAGAATACTTTGAGAAGAA GTACAATATAGTTCTTCGTCATCCCTCACAGCCATTACTAGTGTTGAAACCCAGTCATAATCCTCACAACCTTCTTTCCTCAAAGTGCATAGATGAAG GCAATGGTGTgggaaagaaaaataatggcGCATCATATGTAAATAGGGTGAATAACCGTGTTCACATGCCTCCAGAGTTACTAATCCCCCTTGATTTACCTGTGGATATTTTGAGAGCATTCTATTTGTTTCCATCTTTGATGTATCGCATTGAGTCACTGATGCTAGCCAGCCAACTAAGAAATGAAATTGCATACATGGATTCTGATATATCAAGCTTCCTG ATTTTGGAAGCTCTTACAACACTTAGATGCTGTGAGGACTTCTCCATGGAGCGTTTAGAATTACTGGGCGACTCTGTACTTAAGTATACAGTGAGTTGCCATCTTTTCCTGACGTTTCCTAATAAGCATGAAGGCCAGTTATCGTCCAGAAGGCAAGAAACAATATGTAATGCCACACTTTATAGGCTTGGAATTGAACGCAAGATACAG GGTTACATACGTGATGCTGCATTTGATCCTCGTCGATGGCTTGCACCCGGACAGCTGTCCATCCGGCCCTGTATTTGTGAATGCCCAGTAAATTCTGAGGTTGTAACTGAGGATAATGTGATCAATGGCAACCCTATAGTTATAGGCAAGGCGTGTGACAAGGGACACAGATGGATATGTTCCAAAACCATCTCTGATTGTGTTGAGGCTATAATTGGGGCATATTATGTGGGAGGGGGACTAAGAGCAGCTGTAGCTGTTCTCAAATGGTTGCAGATTGAGGTTGAAATTGAGGAAGACTTGATTATGAAAGCCATGTTGAGTGCTTCTGTGCGGACTTATCTTCCGAAAGTTGATGTAGTTGAATTGCTTGAAGCAAAACTAGGCTATGCTTTTTCGGTGAAAGGTCTCCTGATAGAGGCTCTCACCCACCCGTCACAGCAAGAATCAGGAGCAACGTACTGCTACCAG CGCTTGGAGTTCCTTGGCGATGCAGTCTTGGATATCCTATTAACGCGCCATCTTTTCCTTAGTCATAGAGACACCGATGAGGGAGAGTTGACAGATTTACGGTCTGCATCAGTAAACAATGAAAATTTTGCACAAGTTGCAGTAAAGCACAAGTTCCACCACTTTCTCCAGCATTCTTCTGGAGTCTTGCTAGACCAAATTGCTGAATATGTGAATACTCTGGAAGGTTCATCCAAGGACAAAACCAGCCTTTTATTCGATGGACTATTGAGGGGACCTAAA GTTCTAGGTGACATTGTAGAAAGTATTGCAGGTGCAATTCTTATAGACACCAAACTTGATTTGGATATAGTTTGGGGGGTTTTCAAACCTCTTCTTTCCCCTATTGTCACACCTGAGAGTCTGGAGTTACCTCCATTTAGAGAACTTCTTGAGTGGTGCGCCAAAAATGGGTATTTTCTTGGAATTAAGTGTGAAAATCGAGGAGACAACATAATGGCTATTCTTAATCTACAACTCAATGACGTACTTCTTGTGAGGCAAGGTCGTGGGAAGAATAAAATAGACGCAAAAGCACACGCAGCTTCCTTATTACTAAAGGATCTTGAG GAAAGAAGACTTCTAATCCCAAAGAATCCTAGCAGAACGGAACAAATTGAAAAGAAATCTGGTAGTCCAAAACATCGCAATGACTTTCTTGATGCAATGGACACACAGATTATAACACCACCCAGGCAAAAGAAATTGTCTGTGTCAAGGATAGCTCCCAGCTCTGTTCTTGATAAACCAT TGGTTGTGAAGGTTAAAATGAGTAAAGGAGGACCTCGTATATCATTATACGAGTCATGTAAAAAGCTACAAT
- the LOC133909423 gene encoding endoribonuclease Dicer homolog 3a isoform X3: MGEAEAASLGGGGEEAISAANSAAEAAVVPDVNMNPLKRPSESFGQEDEADRHNRQKRWCQDFTPRRYQIDVYEIAKCRNTIAMLDTGAGKTMIAVMLIKHFGKISRANNDRKLIIFLAPTVQLVTQQCEVIKSYTDFEVECYHGSKGVDQWKAQSWQEQLSKYQVMVMTPQVLLHAFRQSFLILDMVRLMIFDECHHATGNHPYTRIMKEFYHRSEHKPNVFGMTASPVIRKGVSSDLDCENQLSELENLLDAKIYTAVDREEIELCVPAAKEVNRYYEPRTVCFKDLSEELGILCSKYDELIAHLQTRPNNQYKDADEITKESRKRLSNSLAKICYCLEDAGLLCASEATKICIERCQRKGSLKGGCDTTDQQSDANESGLFAENSMLHMKFLEEVLHIIDKLLQQGIDALLNSESGCVEATKVGYISPKLYELIQIFLSFSDFGRVRCLIFVDRKITARVIERIMKKIGHLSYFRVSFLTGGSSSVDALTPKMQKDTLDSFRSGKVNLLFTTDVAEEGIHIPDCSCVIRFDLPKTTRSYVQSRGRARQKDSQYILMIERENVKQNDLISAIMRSKTLMVDIASNREPEDPHPSFFPTEEINEYHIATTGAKLTADSSISVLYQYCEKLPKDKYYTPRPTFQFTHYGDGYECTVTLPSSAVFQLSVGPKARNMQKAKQLVCLDACKRLHQLGALDDHLLPSVEEPPLEILSKASNCTSGAGTTKRKELHGTTKILAISGTWASNRSVTKLQGYKLNFVCDQAGQKYSDFVLLIDASIAKEAATLGIDLYLHDKMVKASVSPCGPFELDVRQTERAKLFQGLLFNGLFGKLFIGSKATNTPREFILKKDDTFLWNNANMYLLLPVDPTLDSHKSVCINWSVIDVAATTVGLMRNIYSEDKRNLIQILNPDNSGGDLIHLANKSCRVGDLTNMVVLALHTGKIYTALDVADLSANSTFDGASEKESKFRTFAEYFEKKYNIVLRHPSQPLLVLKPSHNPHNLLSSKCIDEGNGVGKKNNGASYVNRVNNRVHMPPELLIPLDLPVDILRAFYLFPSLMYRIESLMLASQLRNEIAYMDSDISSFLILEALTTLRCCEDFSMERLELLGDSVLKYTVSCHLFLTFPNKHEGQLSSRRQETICNATLYRLGIERKIQGYIRDAAFDPRRWLAPGQLSIRPCICECPVNSEVVTEDNVINGNPIVIGKACDKGHRWICSKTISDCVEAIIGAYYVGGGLRAAVAVLKWLQIEVEIEEDLIMKAMLSASVRTYLPKVDVVELLEAKLGYAFSVKGLLIEALTHPSQQESGATYCYQRLEFLGDAVLDILLTRHLFLSHRDTDEGELTDLRSASVNNENFAQVAVKHKFHHFLQHSSGVLLDQIAEYVNTLEGSSKDKTSLLFDGLLRGPKVLGDIVESIAGAILIDTKLDLDIVWGVFKPLLSPIVTPESLELPPFRELLEWCAKNGYFLGIKCENRGDNIMAILNLQLNDVLLVRQGRGKNKIDAKAHAASLLLKDLELNICSCWQERRLLIPKNPSRTEQIEKKSGSPKHRNDFLDAMDTQIITPPRQKKLSVSRIAPSSVLDKPLVVKVKMSKGGPRISLYESCKKLQWPMPTFEYLKVEPSSVCPSSGGSSQKVAPQRFAFASVITLHIPNGDVISLTGDDRADKKSSQDSAALLMLYELQRRGRFQVQEV, encoded by the exons ATGGGCGAAGCGGAAGCGGCATCGctgggcggcggcggagaggaggcgATAAGCGCCGCCAATTCCGCGGCGGAGGCAGCCGTCGTCCCTGACG TTAACATGAATCCTTTGAAGAGGCCATCGGAATCATTTGGTCAAGAAGATGAAGCAGACAGGCATAACCGGCAGAAGAGATGGTGCCAGGATTTCACACCCAGAAG GTATCAGATTGATGTTTATGAGATTGCGAAGTGTCGAAACACAATTGCGATGCTTGACACAGGAGCTGGGAAGACAATGATTGCTGTGATGCTCATCAAGCATTTTGGGAAGATCAGTAGAGCAAATAATGACCGAAAGCTCATCATATTCCTTGCACCAACGGTTCAACTCGTCACACAG CAATGCGAAGTGATTAAGAGCTACACAGATTTTGAGGTGGAGTGCTATCACGGTTCAAAGGGGGTTGATCAATGGAAGGCTCAAAGCTGGCAAGAACAACTCTCAAAGTATCAG GTCATGGTCATGACACCACAGGTGTTGCTACATGCTTTTCGCCAATCCTTCTTGATCTTGGACATGGTCAGGCTCATGATATTTGATGAATGCCATCATGCAACTGGTAACCACCCTTATACAAGGATAATGAAG GAGTTCTATCACAGATCTGAGCATAAGCCAAATGTGTTCGGTATGACAGCATCGCCTGTTATAAGAAAAG GAGTCTCCTCTGATTTGGATTGCGAAAATCAGCTCTCTGAACTGGAAAACCTTTTAGATGCCAAG ATATACACTGCGGTGGATAGAGAAGAGATAGAACTTTGTGTACCTGCTGCAAAAGAAGTGAACAGATACTATGAGCCGAGAACTGTTTGTTTCAAAGATTTGAGTGAAGAATTGGGAATTTTGTGTTCCAAG TATGATGAGCTGATAGCACATTTGCAGACTAGACCAAACAACCAGTATAAAGATGCTgatgaaataacaaaagaatCGCGGAAGCGTCTCTCTAATTCTTTAGCAAAGATCTGCTATTGCCTTGAAGATGCTGGTCTACTTTGTGCTAGTGAG GCCACTAAAATCTGCATTGAAAGGTGTCAGAGAAAAGGTTCACTTAAGGGAGGCTGTGATACCACCGATCAGCAAAGTGACGCAAATGAATCAGGCCTGTTTGCAGAAAATTCAATGCTTCATATGAAATTTTTGGAGGAAGTGTTGCATATAATTGACAAACTCCTCCAACAAG GTATTGATGCACTTCTAAACTCAGAGAGTGGATGTGTGGAAGCCACAAAGGTGGGCTATATCTCACCAAAGCTCTATGAACTCATCCAAATATTTCTCTCTTTCAG TGACTTTGGTCGTGTCCGATGCCTTATATTTGTGGATCGGAAGATTACTGCTAGAGTCATTGAGCGGATTATGAAGAAAATTGGTCACCTCTCATATTTCAGAGTCTCTTTTCTAACTGGAGGGAGTTCTTCAGTGGATGCGCTGACCCCTAAAATGCAGAAGGACACACTGGATTCATTCCGCTCTGGAAAG GtcaatttattatttactaCAGATGTTGCAGAAGAGGGTATCCACATCCCAGACTGCTCTTGTGTAATACGATTTGATTTGCCAAAGACTACCCGGAGTTATGTGCAGTCACGTGGACGAGCCCGCCAGAAGGACTCTCAGTACATACTCATGATTGAACG GGAAAATGTGAAACAAAATGATTTAATATCTGCCATTATGAGAAGTAAGACTTTGATGGTTGACATTGCTTCAAACAGAGAGCCTGAGGATCCACATCCCAGTTTCTTTCCCACTGAAGAAATAAATGAATACCATATCGCCACAACAGGAGCAAAACTAACTGCTGATTCCAGCATCAGTGTTCTCTACCAGTACTGTGAGAAACTTCCGAAGGACAA GTACTACACCCCAAGACCTACGTTTCAGTTCACCCATTATGGTGATGGTTATGAGTGTACAGTAACATTACCATCTAGTGCCGTGTTTCAACTTTCGGTGGGTCCTAAAGCAAGAAACATGCAGAAAGCTAAGCAGCTTGTTTGCCTTGATGCATGTAAGAGGCTGCATCAGCTGGGAGCACTTGATGATCACCTTTTGCCATCCGTTGAAGAGCCACCACTGGAAATTTTGAGCAAGGCTAGTAACTGCACATCTGGTGCAG GTACAACCAAACGAAAAGAACTGCATGGTACAACCAAGATTCTTGCTATCTCTGGCACTTGGGCATCAAATAGAAGTGTTACTAAGCTTCAAGGCTACAAGTTAAATTTTGTTTGTGATCAAGCTggtcagaaatactccgactTTGTCCTGTTAATTGATGCAAGTATAGCAAAAGAAGCTGCTACTTTGGGTATTGACCTATATTTGCATGACAAGATGGTAAAAGCTTCAGTTTCTCCTTGCGGACCTTTTGAGTTGGATGTTCGTCAG ACGGAACGAGCAAAGCTATTTCAAGGGCTTCTCTTTAATGGTTTGTTTGGAAAACTATTCATCGGATCAAAAGCAACCAACACCCCAAGGGAGTTCATTCTCAAGAAAGATGATACATTCCTATGGAACAATGCAAACATGTATTTGCTTTTACCTGTGGATCCTACTTTGGATTCTCACAAAAGTGTTTGCATTAACTGGAGTGTGATTGATGTAGCGGCTACAACTGTTGGACTTATGAGAAACATTTATTCCGAAGACAAACGGAACCTAATTCAAATACTTAATCCTGACAACAGTGGAGGAGATCTTATTCATCTGGCTAACAAGTCATGTAGGGTTGGTGACCTTACAAATATGGTAGTCCTAGCACTTCATACAGGGAAGATATATACCGCTCTTGATGTTGCTGATTTATCTGCTAATAGCACATTTGACGGTGCATCTGAGAAAGAATCAAAATTCCGGACATTTGCAGAATACTTTGAGAAGAA GTACAATATAGTTCTTCGTCATCCCTCACAGCCATTACTAGTGTTGAAACCCAGTCATAATCCTCACAACCTTCTTTCCTCAAAGTGCATAGATGAAG GCAATGGTGTgggaaagaaaaataatggcGCATCATATGTAAATAGGGTGAATAACCGTGTTCACATGCCTCCAGAGTTACTAATCCCCCTTGATTTACCTGTGGATATTTTGAGAGCATTCTATTTGTTTCCATCTTTGATGTATCGCATTGAGTCACTGATGCTAGCCAGCCAACTAAGAAATGAAATTGCATACATGGATTCTGATATATCAAGCTTCCTG ATTTTGGAAGCTCTTACAACACTTAGATGCTGTGAGGACTTCTCCATGGAGCGTTTAGAATTACTGGGCGACTCTGTACTTAAGTATACAGTGAGTTGCCATCTTTTCCTGACGTTTCCTAATAAGCATGAAGGCCAGTTATCGTCCAGAAGGCAAGAAACAATATGTAATGCCACACTTTATAGGCTTGGAATTGAACGCAAGATACAG GGTTACATACGTGATGCTGCATTTGATCCTCGTCGATGGCTTGCACCCGGACAGCTGTCCATCCGGCCCTGTATTTGTGAATGCCCAGTAAATTCTGAGGTTGTAACTGAGGATAATGTGATCAATGGCAACCCTATAGTTATAGGCAAGGCGTGTGACAAGGGACACAGATGGATATGTTCCAAAACCATCTCTGATTGTGTTGAGGCTATAATTGGGGCATATTATGTGGGAGGGGGACTAAGAGCAGCTGTAGCTGTTCTCAAATGGTTGCAGATTGAGGTTGAAATTGAGGAAGACTTGATTATGAAAGCCATGTTGAGTGCTTCTGTGCGGACTTATCTTCCGAAAGTTGATGTAGTTGAATTGCTTGAAGCAAAACTAGGCTATGCTTTTTCGGTGAAAGGTCTCCTGATAGAGGCTCTCACCCACCCGTCACAGCAAGAATCAGGAGCAACGTACTGCTACCAG CGCTTGGAGTTCCTTGGCGATGCAGTCTTGGATATCCTATTAACGCGCCATCTTTTCCTTAGTCATAGAGACACCGATGAGGGAGAGTTGACAGATTTACGGTCTGCATCAGTAAACAATGAAAATTTTGCACAAGTTGCAGTAAAGCACAAGTTCCACCACTTTCTCCAGCATTCTTCTGGAGTCTTGCTAGACCAAATTGCTGAATATGTGAATACTCTGGAAGGTTCATCCAAGGACAAAACCAGCCTTTTATTCGATGGACTATTGAGGGGACCTAAA GTTCTAGGTGACATTGTAGAAAGTATTGCAGGTGCAATTCTTATAGACACCAAACTTGATTTGGATATAGTTTGGGGGGTTTTCAAACCTCTTCTTTCCCCTATTGTCACACCTGAGAGTCTGGAGTTACCTCCATTTAGAGAACTTCTTGAGTGGTGCGCCAAAAATGGGTATTTTCTTGGAATTAAGTGTGAAAATCGAGGAGACAACATAATGGCTATTCTTAATCTACAACTCAATGACGTACTTCTTGTGAGGCAAGGTCGTGGGAAGAATAAAATAGACGCAAAAGCACACGCAGCTTCCTTATTACTAAAGGATCTTGAG CTCAACATCTGTTCTTGTTGGCAGGAAAGAAGACTTCTAATCCCAAAGAATCCTAGCAGAACGGAACAAATTGAAAAGAAATCTGGTAGTCCAAAACATCGCAATGACTTTCTTGATGCAATGGACACACAGATTATAACACCACCCAGGCAAAAGAAATTGTCTGTGTCAAGGATAGCTCCCAGCTCTGTTCTTGATAAACCAT TGGTTGTGAAGGTTAAAATGAGTAAAGGAGGACCTCGTATATCATTATACGAGTCATGTAAAAAGCTACAAT